TCTGCTAGACGACAAATCATCTGCTTAGACTGTAAATATATTTTTTGAGAGTGTGACAAAAGTCAAAAGAGCCCTGAACCACTGGAGTGAACTATGGTAGATAGTTGCAAAACTATCGCACATAGTTCGTGAAGTGGACGTCAGGGCTGACTTTTGGAGCACGTTTTGAATAGATAGTTCGTGTTTTAAAAAGAGCCTGGGACTTTTGTTCCAGGCTCTTTTTTTACATATCGTTCGGCAATAAGGATTAATTTAGTGGGAAATTGGCCTTAAAAATAATATCAAAGCAATAATACGTATTATGAAAACGATTTTATCAAATAATATACGTAAATAAATTGAAATTTTAAAATTATATGGTATATTTTTACATGTAAACAAGTAAATCACGAATATTTAAGCTTTATTCTATACAAATGTTTGTTATTTAAGGAGGCCGTCAAGTGATAAAAGTAGGGGTAGTGATGGGATCTCAATCGGATTGGCAAACCATGAGTCAAGCCTGTCAGATTTTAGACCAATTTGAAGTGCCATATGAAAAACGTGTGATTTCTGCCCATCGGATGCCAGATGAGATGTTTGCTTATGCTAAAAGCACCCGTGAGCGTGGCTTGGCAGTAATTATTGCGGGAGCAGGAGGGGCAGCCCACTTACCAGGCATGTTAGCTGCTAAAACCACCTTACCGGTCATTGGAGTGCCCGTTCAATCGCACGCTCTAAGTGGCTTGGATTCACTCCTATCCATCGTCCAGATGCCAGCCGGCGTTCCCGTCGCCAGCACAGCGATCGGACAGTCAGGGGCTAAAAATGCTGCCTTACTGGCGGTTCAAATTCTAAGTATACAGGATGCAAAGCTCAGTCAAGCCCTGGAAGGTTATCGAAAAAATATGCGTCAAGCAGCCATAGAAAGTAGTGATCAACTTGAATAAGACTATTTTACCTGGGGCAACCATCGGCATTATCGGCGGAGGACAATTAGGACAAATGTTGGCCCAATCCGCTAAAGAAATGGGCTATCGGGTAGGGATATTAGACCCGGGGCCTAATTGTTCAGCCTCTCAAGTCGCCGATTTTCATTATGAAAATGCCTATGATGACCGCCAAGCCTTAGCAGACTTTGCTTCTCAATGCGATGTATTAACTTTTGAATTTGAAAATATCGATACTGAAGCCTTACAAGTTCTAGGTGAAGGTGCCTATCTTCCTCAGGGGGTAGACCTCCTTCATACTAGCCAAGACCGCCTCTATGAAAAACAATTTCTAGAAGCTGCGGGCGCTCAAGTCGCTCCTTATCGACCGGTCAAGACTACGGAAGATTTAGAACAAGCAGTCAGAGAATTAGGCTATCCCGCTGTATTAAAAACGCGGCGGTTTGGTTATGACGGCAAGGGCCAACGTGTCCTCCATAGTCCAAAAGATCTGCCTGAATGTGTTGACTTACTCAATGAACAAGCTTGTGTGCTGGAGCAATGGCTGCCTTTTGCTAAAGAATTGTCAGTCATGGCTATCGGCGAACAAAATGGTCATGTGGTGACTTTCCCTGTATCGGAAAATATCCATGTCCATAACATCCTCCATGAATCCATTGTTCCGGCACGAATTTCCGCTGAGGTCAGTCAAGCCGCCCAAGAATTGGCCCATAAGATAGCTAAAGCCGGTAACTTGGTCGGTGCCCTAGGAATTGAAATGTTCTTAATGGCAGATGGAAGAATATTAATTAATGAACTGGCACCTCGCCCCCATAATAGTGGGCACTACACCATTGAAGCCTGTGACTTCTCACAATTTGACCTGCACATCCGTGCTATCTGTGGCTTGCCCTTGGCTGAACCCCAATTATTAAGTCCATCCCTCATGGTGAACATTTTAGGACAACATTTAGATAAGGTCTTAGAAGCTGCTCCCAAGCATAGCGATTGGCATTTGCATATTTACGGCAAAGACCAAGCCAAAGTCAACCGTAAAATGGGGCATGTTACCTTGTTGCCAGAAGATATGGAAACTAGTCTTGAAAAGATCGATGATAGTGGAATATGGAAAAGGAGTAAATAATGACAGAAGAAAAGTTAATTTATAGCGGTAAGGCTAAAGATTTATATCAAACCGATGATGATAAGTATTTAAGAGTTTTTTATAAGGACCAAGCGACTGCTGGCAATGGGTCTAAAAAGGAAAATTTACCCGGCAAGGGACGGATTAACCAAGCCATTACCCAACTTATCTTTAACTACTTGGCTGACCATGGTATCGCTACCCATTTGGTTAAAGTGCTTAATGAACGGGAAGAAATTGTTGAGAAGGCGGAAATGTTTCCTTTAGAGGTGGTTTACCGCAATTATGCTGCTGGCTCTTTTGTTAAACGCTTAGGGATTGAACGGGGCTTAGCTATTGAAGGTGGTATCCAGGAATTCTTCTATAAGAATGACGACTTGAATGACCCGCTATTGAATGATGACCACGTCCTCTTTCTAAAGGCGGCTAATCCTGAAGAAATTGCAAAGATTAAAGCACTGACTAAGGAAATTAATAATTTATTAGTGAAGCTGTTTGACCAAGCAGGGCTGATTCTGGTCGATTTCAAATTAGAGTTTGGTAAGAATGCAGCGGGAGACATTATTCTGGCTGACGAATTTTCACCAGATAATGCCAGACTTTGGGACAAGGAAAGTGGGAAATCCTTTGATAAGGACATCTTCCGCAATGATCAAGGCGATATGATCCCTTACTACCAAGCTGTCTATCACCGTTTACAAGAAGTTATTAAAGATTAAGGACTATGATTTAGAGAAAACAGGGAGGTCACTATGTATACAGTTGAAGTATTTGTCACCTATAAGGAATCCATTCTCGACCCTCAAGGCCAAGCCATCATGCAAGGCGTCCACCAAATGGGTTATGAGGCAGTAAAAAATATTCGTCAAGGAAAGTATTTTCAAATGGAAATTGCCAAAGAGGTTGGCGATGTCGACCAAGCGGTTGCTGATATTTGTGACCGTCTCCTAGCTAATGTCAATATGGAAACTTACCGCTATACCATTAAGGAGGTCTAGCCATCATGAAATTTGCTGTGATTCAATTTCCTGGATCCAATTGCGATATGGATATGTTGACTGCTATCCGTGATATCTTGGGCCAAGAAGCTGACTATGTTCCCGCTAGTGCGACTTCCTTAGCGGGTTATGATGCCATTATGTTACCAGGTGGCTTCTCTTTTGGAGATTACTTACGGACCGGTGCTATCGCACGCTTTACCCCGATTATGGAAGAAGTGAAGCGTTTGGCTCAAAATGGCAAGTTGGTTTTAGGGACCTGCAACGGCTTTCAAATTCTCTGTGAAAGTGGCCTTTTACCAGGGTCTTTTCTCCCTAACCGTGATCTAACCTTCATCTGTAAAAAACAAGAGCTAATGGTGGAAAACAACCAAAGTCCCTTTTCCAGTCTCTACCAAGAAGGAGAGGAAATTACTTTACCCATTGCTCATGGGGAAGGCAATTATTACTGTGATGAGGCAACCCTAGCTGACTTAAAGGCTAACGGGCAAATTATCTTCACCTATGCCGGAGAAAATCCCAATGGTTCAACAGGAAATATCGCTGGGATCACCAATAAGGCAGGGAATGTGATTGGCTTAATGCCTCATCCTGAGCGGGCGGTTGAAGAAATCATTGCCGGTCAAGATGGGCTTAAGGTCTTCCAGTCCATGGTTAAGTATTTTGAAACAGCGGGAAAGAGAGCGTGAAGAGAGTGAGCCAAGAACTAAGTCCTCAAGCAATTAAAGAAACTAAAATTTACCGGGAATGGAGCATGACGGATAAGGAATATGACATGGTTGTCGATATCCTGGGACGATTACCCAATTACACCGAAACTGGCCTATTTGCTGTCATGTGGAGTGAGCACTGTTCCTATAAAAATACTAAGCCTGTTCTAAGAAAGTTTCCTTCCCAAGGACCACAAGTCTTACAGGGGCCAGGAGAAGGAGCCGGTATCATCGATATTGGTGATGGTCAGGCAGTGGTTTTTAAGGCAGAAAGTCATAACCATCCCTCAGCTGTGGAACCCTATGAAGGGGCTGCTACTGGTGTAGGCGGGATTATCCGTGACATCTTCTCCATGGGTGCTCGTCCTATTGCTTTATTGGATTCCTTGCGTTTCGGTCCCCTTAGCCATCAGCGGACCAAATATCTCTTCCATGAAATTATCAAGGGGATCGCTGGTTATGGAAACTGTATTGGGATTCCAACGGTTGGTGGGGAAATTGCTTTTGATGATTGCTACCAAGGGAACCCTCTAGTGAACGTCATGTGTGTCGGTCTCATGGGTCAAAAGGACATCCAAAAAGGCCAAGCAGCCGGGTTGGGTAATACTATTATCTATGTGGGAGCTAAGACCGGTCGGGATGGCATTCATGGGGCGACCTTTGCCTCAGCAGAATTTAATGATGAAGAAGAAAGCCAACGTTCTGCTGTCCAAGTGGGAGATCCCTTTATGGAAAAACTCTTACTGGAAGCCTGCCTAGAGGTTATCCAAAACTGTCCAGATGAACTGGTGGGGATCCAAGACATGGGAGCTGCTGGGTTAGTCTCTTCATCATCGGAAATGGCCTCCAAAGCCGGAACCGGGCTAGTGCTAGATCTCGACCAAGTCCCTCAAAGAGAAAAAGGCATGACTCCTTATGAAATGATGCTATCCGAATCTCAAGAACGCATGCTTCTCTGTGTCAAAGCCGGCCAAGAGGATAAAATTAAGGCGATTTTTGACAAATACCAGCTTGAGGCGGTAGTGATTGGACGGGTGACTGATGATGGACGTTACCGCCTCTTCCATAAGGGCGAGCTGGTGGCGGATGTCCCCGTTAATGCCTTGGCTGAAGATGCCCCTGAATATG
This genomic window from Aerococcus sp. Group 1 contains:
- the purE gene encoding 5-(carboxyamino)imidazole ribonucleotide mutase, with product MIKVGVVMGSQSDWQTMSQACQILDQFEVPYEKRVISAHRMPDEMFAYAKSTRERGLAVIIAGAGGAAHLPGMLAAKTTLPVIGVPVQSHALSGLDSLLSIVQMPAGVPVASTAIGQSGAKNAALLAVQILSIQDAKLSQALEGYRKNMRQAAIESSDQLE
- the purK gene encoding 5-(carboxyamino)imidazole ribonucleotide synthase, whose protein sequence is MNKTILPGATIGIIGGGQLGQMLAQSAKEMGYRVGILDPGPNCSASQVADFHYENAYDDRQALADFASQCDVLTFEFENIDTEALQVLGEGAYLPQGVDLLHTSQDRLYEKQFLEAAGAQVAPYRPVKTTEDLEQAVRELGYPAVLKTRRFGYDGKGQRVLHSPKDLPECVDLLNEQACVLEQWLPFAKELSVMAIGEQNGHVVTFPVSENIHVHNILHESIVPARISAEVSQAAQELAHKIAKAGNLVGALGIEMFLMADGRILINELAPRPHNSGHYTIEACDFSQFDLHIRAICGLPLAEPQLLSPSLMVNILGQHLDKVLEAAPKHSDWHLHIYGKDQAKVNRKMGHVTLLPEDMETSLEKIDDSGIWKRSK
- the purC gene encoding phosphoribosylaminoimidazolesuccinocarboxamide synthase, giving the protein MTEEKLIYSGKAKDLYQTDDDKYLRVFYKDQATAGNGSKKENLPGKGRINQAITQLIFNYLADHGIATHLVKVLNEREEIVEKAEMFPLEVVYRNYAAGSFVKRLGIERGLAIEGGIQEFFYKNDDLNDPLLNDDHVLFLKAANPEEIAKIKALTKEINNLLVKLFDQAGLILVDFKLEFGKNAAGDIILADEFSPDNARLWDKESGKSFDKDIFRNDQGDMIPYYQAVYHRLQEVIKD
- the purS gene encoding phosphoribosylformylglycinamidine synthase subunit PurS; this encodes MYTVEVFVTYKESILDPQGQAIMQGVHQMGYEAVKNIRQGKYFQMEIAKEVGDVDQAVADICDRLLANVNMETYRYTIKEV
- the purQ gene encoding phosphoribosylformylglycinamidine synthase subunit PurQ encodes the protein MKFAVIQFPGSNCDMDMLTAIRDILGQEADYVPASATSLAGYDAIMLPGGFSFGDYLRTGAIARFTPIMEEVKRLAQNGKLVLGTCNGFQILCESGLLPGSFLPNRDLTFICKKQELMVENNQSPFSSLYQEGEEITLPIAHGEGNYYCDEATLADLKANGQIIFTYAGENPNGSTGNIAGITNKAGNVIGLMPHPERAVEEIIAGQDGLKVFQSMVKYFETAGKRA
- the purL gene encoding phosphoribosylformylglycinamidine synthase subunit PurL; protein product: MTDKEYDMVVDILGRLPNYTETGLFAVMWSEHCSYKNTKPVLRKFPSQGPQVLQGPGEGAGIIDIGDGQAVVFKAESHNHPSAVEPYEGAATGVGGIIRDIFSMGARPIALLDSLRFGPLSHQRTKYLFHEIIKGIAGYGNCIGIPTVGGEIAFDDCYQGNPLVNVMCVGLMGQKDIQKGQAAGLGNTIIYVGAKTGRDGIHGATFASAEFNDEEESQRSAVQVGDPFMEKLLLEACLEVIQNCPDELVGIQDMGAAGLVSSSSEMASKAGTGLVLDLDQVPQREKGMTPYEMMLSESQERMLLCVKAGQEDKIKAIFDKYQLEAVVIGRVTDDGRYRLFHKGELVADVPVNALAEDAPEYEHAVIKPDYYQDQAQDQYQAQEENASRILQGLLQQATIASKAKVYQTYDSMVRTSTVLGPGSDAAVVRIRGTHKALAMTTDCNARYLRLNPERGGQLAVAEAARNIVASGGQPLAITDCLNFGNPDDPDIFYEIATAAQGISEACRLLNTPVISGNVSLNNESNGQAIYPTPVIGMVGLIKDLSHVTSQDFKHAGDLVYLLGEIRPDFNGSELQVMETGQVSGALLDFDLNQEKANQAAVLNAIQAGYLASAHDISEGGLGVALAESCFGQNLGIKAKWDRAAIDLFAESPSCFILSVKPENQADFEASCQAKLTLLGQITAEDQFYFETQDQSLDLSVSELKELWEGALACQLEEQAYS